In Nitrosococcus watsonii C-113, the DNA window GAGACCCGGAGTAGAGTATCCGTGCCTGTGGTGTAGGCACAGTCTTCATCACTATCGACAAAGACAATCCAGCCATCGTTCCAGCTCCCTCCACAGCCAGCAGTCTCACTTCCAGAACAGACAGCTGCTTGCATGCCCCGCTTGATAGCCTCAGTACGGGCCAGAGTAAAAGTGGTAATGAGGGTATTGGTATCCGTCACCAAACGGTTTGTCCGTATGGCGCCGGTGAAGGAGGGTACTGCCATTGTGGTTAAAATAGCAGCAATTGCCAACGTTATTATCAACTCGGCAAGAGTAAATCCGTGGGTGTGCCTCATTGCCTGATTTCTCCACTAACATCAAAGGCCACGCTGTCAGCGGTAAGATAAAAGTAAATATCGGCGAGCGTTTCCCGTTCCAAGTAGCCAGCAATGCCCACAGCCATGATCAGGCCG includes these proteins:
- a CDS encoding GspH/FimT family pseudopilin; this encodes MRHTHGFTLAELIITLAIAAILTTMAVPSFTGAIRTNRLVTDTNTLITTFTLARTEAIKRGMQAAVCSGSETAGCGGSWNDGWIVFVDSDEDCAYTTGTDTLLRVSQGLDNSTLKVKQNGSSKVCTAFNSRGMNTTATFNEELTFTLCSPGLGKTRILSINPVGRANKSEGTC